One Candidatus Desulfatibia profunda genomic window carries:
- a CDS encoding phenylalanine--tRNA ligase subunit beta produces the protein MKVSVSWLKEYMDVDMPPSDLADALTMVGLEVDTFSDRYDYLDHVFVGRIAGIVPHANIDGLKICRVDLGNRTIPVVCGAPNVETGILAPCALPGACLPGGNVLKKGLIHGEGSEGMLCSEAELGLGAGGDGIMVLKQNLAVGKPLNKALGLSDPVFEIDLTPNRSDCLSIIGIAREIAALRKTRVNYPRISLPESCDDILNYTSVTILNPDLCPRYAARLVFDVAVGPSPFWLRDRLVSVGLKPINNIVDATNFVMMETGQPLHAFDFDRLAENRIVVRVAQEGETFTSLDQKERRLDSEMLMICDGEKSVAVGGVMGGLNSEVEETTTRVLLESAYFDPVCIRKTSKKLGLSTDASQRFERGVDPRGTIAALHRVARIIAEISGGKLVGGTIDENPKPFSEKMIDLSVTALNRYLGTRLNQDEIESYLRSIEFDVKKNDADKLRVFPPSYRVDISRFEDLTEEVARLLGYNNIKTTFPLIAADTRRTSKQIDSRNSIKRLMTGLGFTEVINYSFVSKRSCDRLELRSDDPRRKEIEILNPLSEDQAVMRTSLIPGLLETMRYNLAMQNRNLKLFEIGNVFFSTGEADSQPLEAEILAGLCTGIRNEALWFSKEVHCDFYDLKGVVEELLRNLRVDDTLFTGMPPEFCSYTKPGFTAEVFTANQSLGLIGKLHPNVLRNYELKQTAYIFELNVNQLSKHIAEIKSALPIPKFPATSRDITLIVDKNVEALKILKSVEALNEVLVENLHLFDAFEGDPIPLGKKSVSFRISYRSFHETLDDDTVNRIHQNIAERLLKEFNAILPA, from the coding sequence ATGAAGGTCAGTGTTAGCTGGTTAAAAGAATACATGGACGTCGACATGCCGCCGAGTGATCTCGCTGACGCCCTTACCATGGTCGGGCTTGAAGTTGACACCTTTTCAGATCGTTATGATTATCTCGATCATGTTTTTGTCGGCCGAATTGCCGGGATCGTTCCACACGCCAATATCGATGGTCTGAAAATCTGCCGGGTGGATTTAGGCAATCGCACGATTCCTGTCGTATGTGGAGCGCCGAATGTAGAAACGGGTATTTTGGCGCCCTGTGCCCTTCCCGGCGCCTGTCTGCCGGGCGGCAATGTATTGAAAAAAGGCCTGATTCATGGTGAAGGCTCAGAAGGAATGCTTTGCAGTGAAGCCGAGTTGGGTCTGGGTGCAGGTGGCGACGGCATCATGGTTCTGAAACAGAATCTTGCGGTGGGAAAACCTCTAAACAAAGCGCTTGGATTGTCAGACCCCGTGTTCGAAATTGATCTGACACCGAACCGTTCGGACTGTCTGAGTATCATTGGAATAGCGCGGGAAATTGCAGCTCTCCGAAAAACAAGGGTAAACTATCCTCGAATCAGCCTTCCGGAATCTTGCGATGATATCTTAAATTATACGTCTGTTACGATTTTGAATCCGGACCTTTGCCCCAGATATGCCGCTAGGCTTGTTTTTGATGTTGCCGTCGGCCCCTCACCGTTTTGGCTCCGGGATCGTCTGGTTTCAGTGGGTTTAAAACCGATTAACAACATCGTTGATGCTACCAATTTTGTAATGATGGAGACCGGTCAGCCGCTGCATGCCTTTGACTTTGACCGGCTTGCCGAAAACAGAATTGTTGTCCGGGTCGCCCAAGAGGGTGAAACATTTACCAGCCTGGATCAAAAAGAGCGGCGCCTGGATTCGGAAATGCTCATGATCTGTGACGGAGAAAAATCGGTTGCTGTCGGCGGAGTTATGGGCGGGTTGAATTCAGAAGTCGAAGAGACCACCACGCGGGTTCTGCTTGAGAGCGCCTATTTTGATCCGGTTTGTATTCGAAAAACGTCTAAAAAACTAGGACTGAGCACCGACGCGTCCCAACGCTTCGAACGTGGCGTTGACCCCCGGGGCACGATTGCGGCCTTGCATCGGGTTGCCAGGATCATTGCTGAAATCTCCGGTGGCAAACTCGTTGGCGGTACAATTGATGAGAACCCCAAGCCCTTTTCGGAAAAAATGATCGATCTTAGTGTCACCGCTTTAAATCGTTATCTTGGAACCCGTCTGAATCAGGACGAGATTGAATCCTATTTAAGGTCGATCGAGTTTGATGTCAAAAAAAATGACGCCGATAAGCTGCGGGTTTTTCCACCGTCCTATAGAGTTGACATCAGCAGATTTGAAGATCTCACCGAAGAGGTTGCCCGTTTATTGGGTTATAACAATATCAAAACAACCTTTCCCCTGATAGCAGCGGACACCAGAAGGACTTCAAAACAGATTGATTCGAGGAATAGCATCAAACGCCTGATGACGGGCCTGGGATTTACAGAGGTAATCAATTACAGTTTTGTCAGCAAACGATCCTGTGATCGGCTCGAACTCAGATCTGATGATCCCAGACGCAAGGAAATAGAAATCTTAAATCCTCTGTCTGAAGATCAGGCTGTGATGCGGACGTCTCTAATACCCGGCCTGCTTGAAACCATGCGTTACAATCTGGCGATGCAAAACAGAAATCTTAAGCTGTTCGAGATCGGCAACGTTTTTTTCAGTACCGGAGAGGCCGACAGCCAGCCGCTTGAAGCTGAAATACTGGCCGGTCTTTGTACCGGGATTAGAAACGAAGCTTTGTGGTTTTCCAAAGAAGTACATTGTGATTTTTATGACTTAAAAGGTGTGGTCGAAGAGCTGTTAAGAAACCTGCGCGTTGACGACACATTATTTACCGGCATGCCGCCGGAATTTTGCAGTTACACAAAGCCCGGTTTTACGGCCGAAGTATTCACAGCAAATCAATCGCTAGGCCTTATAGGAAAGCTGCATCCAAACGTGCTTCGTAATTACGAGCTAAAGCAAACCGCTTATATTTTTGAGCTTAACGTCAACCAGTTGAGCAAGCATATAGCGGAGATAAAATCAGCCCTGCCCATTCCGAAATTTCCGGCTACATCAAGAGATATTACCCTTATTGTCGATAAGAATGTCGAAGCGTTGAAGATACTAAAAAGCGTTGAAGCCCTTAATGAAGTTCT
- the pheS gene encoding phenylalanine--tRNA ligase subunit alpha gives MEQDIEQIEAQALKELEVASDMESVKDLSVRYLGRKGKLTQFLRDIANLPQKIRPEAGKRANDVKRVLDAKFKKAFQQFESASLKTADRIDVSLPGRVVRHGSLHPITQTTQQICDIFTRLGFDIAEGPEVETDYYNFEALNIPKNHPARDMQDTFYISENIVLRTHTSPTQPRIMERQKPPVRIIAPGKVYRCDSDLTHTPMFHQVEGLLVDEGISFGDLKGVLTTFVHQMFDTETSLRFRPSFFPFTEPSAEVDIRCVICRGAGCRVCSNTGWLEVLGSGMVHPAVFENVGYDTARYSGFAFGMGVERIAMLKYGVDDIRKFFENDLRFLRQF, from the coding sequence GTGGAACAGGATATCGAACAGATTGAAGCGCAGGCGCTAAAGGAGCTTGAAGTTGCTTCTGATATGGAAAGTGTTAAAGACCTCTCGGTCCGATATCTGGGTCGCAAGGGCAAGCTGACTCAATTTTTGAGAGATATTGCGAATCTTCCCCAAAAGATAAGACCGGAGGCCGGTAAAAGGGCCAACGATGTTAAGAGGGTTCTTGATGCTAAATTCAAAAAGGCCTTTCAACAATTTGAAAGTGCGTCATTAAAAACAGCCGACCGAATTGATGTTTCGCTGCCCGGCAGAGTTGTCCGTCATGGGTCATTGCACCCAATTACGCAGACTACCCAGCAGATTTGTGATATTTTTACAAGACTGGGGTTTGATATTGCCGAAGGACCGGAAGTTGAAACCGACTATTATAATTTTGAAGCCCTGAATATACCCAAAAATCATCCTGCAAGGGACATGCAGGACACATTCTACATTTCAGAAAACATTGTTCTGCGGACCCACACCTCCCCTACCCAGCCCCGGATAATGGAGCGACAAAAACCGCCGGTCAGAATTATCGCACCCGGTAAAGTCTACCGTTGTGACTCCGACCTGACCCATACGCCCATGTTTCATCAGGTTGAAGGTCTTCTTGTTGATGAAGGGATTTCCTTTGGAGATCTGAAAGGGGTGCTGACTACATTTGTGCACCAGATGTTTGACACAGAAACAAGCCTCAGGTTTCGACCCAGCTTCTTTCCGTTTACGGAACCGAGTGCGGAAGTCGATATCCGGTGCGTTATCTGCCGAGGTGCCGGATGCAGGGTATGCTCAAATACCGGATGGCTGGAAGTGCTTGGTTCCGGCATGGTACATCCTGCTGTGTTTGAGAACGTCGGTTATGATACCGCCCGCTACAGCGGATTTGCTTTTGGAATGGGTGTTGAACGGATTGCAATGCTGAAATACGGGGTTGATGACATCCGCAAGTTTTTTGAAAACGATTTAAGGTTCTTAAGGCAGTTTTAA
- the rplT gene encoding 50S ribosomal protein L20 produces the protein MRVKRGFKARQRRKKVLKLAKGFRGGRSKLFRTAADAVDKALMYAYRDRKARKRDFRKLWIARINAAVRMNNLSYSKFVHGLKLAGVELDRKVLAELAISDPSGFAQIANLAAQQL, from the coding sequence ATGCGTGTAAAAAGAGGTTTTAAAGCTAGACAACGCCGTAAAAAAGTACTGAAATTGGCCAAAGGGTTCCGCGGAGGGCGTAGCAAATTATTTCGAACAGCGGCCGACGCGGTAGACAAGGCCCTGATGTACGCTTATCGCGATCGCAAAGCACGGAAGCGCGACTTCCGGAAACTCTGGATTGCAAGAATTAATGCAGCGGTACGAATGAATAATCTGTCTTACAGTAAATTTGTCCATGGACTTAAACTGGCCGGTGTTGAGCTTGATCGAAAAGTTTTGGCGGAGCTGGCTATATCTGATCCTTCGGGGTTTGCTCAGATCGCCAACTTGGCTGCCCAGCAACTCTAA
- the rpmI gene encoding 50S ribosomal protein L35, whose protein sequence is MPKIKTNRAAAKRFKKTGTGKFVFSKSHANHILTKKTTKRKRSLRKIQLVDKTNKKEIKLLLPNG, encoded by the coding sequence ATGCCAAAGATTAAAACAAATCGTGCAGCAGCAAAACGTTTCAAGAAGACAGGTACAGGTAAATTTGTCTTTTCAAAATCACATGCAAATCATATTTTAACAAAAAAGACCACAAAGCGGAAGCGGTCGCTGCGGAAAATCCAACTTGTTGACAAAACGAACAAAAAAGAGATAAAGTTACTACTCCCCAACGGATAA
- a CDS encoding translation initiation factor IF-3, which translates to MAVTKQTSRPSKSERTNINTNIRAKEVRVIDPDGNQIGIIPTYKALATARDFGLDLVEISPNANPPVCKIMDYGRYKYELTKKKQDAKKKQSTFQLKEIKVRPKTGDHDLRTKINHIKKFLEKKDKVKVTVMFRGREITLSNLGRELLEKIIQETEEVASLEQHPKFEGRTMIMVLSPKQLSK; encoded by the coding sequence ATAGCTGTAACCAAACAAACAAGTAGGCCGAGCAAGTCAGAGAGAACAAATATCAATACTAATATAAGAGCCAAAGAAGTTAGAGTAATCGATCCCGACGGCAATCAGATCGGCATTATTCCTACATACAAGGCCCTTGCTACTGCTAGAGATTTTGGTCTTGACCTGGTTGAAATTTCTCCCAATGCAAATCCCCCTGTTTGCAAAATAATGGATTACGGTCGGTACAAATATGAACTGACCAAAAAGAAACAGGACGCCAAAAAGAAACAAAGCACCTTTCAACTCAAGGAAATAAAGGTTCGTCCCAAAACAGGCGATCACGATTTGCGGACCAAAATCAATCATATCAAGAAGTTTCTTGAAAAAAAGGACAAGGTCAAGGTAACCGTTATGTTCAGGGGTCGCGAAATTACGCTTTCCAATCTTGGCAGGGAGTTGCTTGAAAAAATTATTCAAGAAACGGAAGAAGTTGCATCGTTGGAGCAACATCCCAAGTTTGAAGGCCGCACCATGATTATGGTATTGTCGCCAAAACAATTGTCGAAATAA
- a CDS encoding nucleoside deaminase: MDYEYFMQQALDQARKALAAGEFPVGCVLVYQNRVLVSTSRTGTAGDVANEIDHAEMVALRRLIDLNAAIDKSKITLFCTMEPCMMCLGAIVLSGLGKVVYAYEDVMGGGTGCDLKKLTPLYRDQRISIVPNILRPQSLELFKTYFNNPQNAYWRQSLLARYTLGQ; encoded by the coding sequence ATGGATTACGAGTATTTTATGCAGCAGGCGCTGGATCAGGCCCGAAAAGCACTAGCTGCCGGGGAGTTTCCGGTTGGCTGCGTGCTGGTTTATCAAAACAGGGTGCTGGTAAGCACTTCCCGCACAGGAACCGCCGGAGATGTTGCCAATGAAATTGATCACGCTGAAATGGTTGCATTAAGGCGCCTTATCGATCTTAATGCAGCTATAGATAAAAGCAAGATAACCCTGTTCTGTACCATGGAACCCTGTATGATGTGTCTTGGCGCCATCGTTTTAAGCGGCCTTGGTAAAGTTGTTTACGCCTATGAAGATGTCATGGGAGGCGGCACGGGTTGTGATTTAAAAAAACTCACCCCCTTGTACCGCGACCAGCGGATTTCCATTGTGCCGAACATTTTGCGCCCTCAGAGCCTGGAGCTTTTCAAGACTTATTTTAACAATCCGCAGAATGCATACTGGCGCCAAAGTCTGCTTGCCAGATACACTCTCGGCCAGTAA
- a CDS encoding type I restriction enzyme HsdR N-terminal domain-containing protein, whose protein sequence is MQGHHLILGELVDFISGEIIADTHDERYRQKVAHLLVNQKGYLKKEIQTRGELLVTAGNKSAIVKIDFQVNLDGITGMIIKYGPGSLVTRHRPALAASRLVAPYQVPVVVVTNGEDAEILEGATGKVMSQGLGSIPTKTELSEKIAKTSLNRISAEQAVVESRVVYAFEVDGSCPCDDSICRL, encoded by the coding sequence AATCATAGCAGATACCCACGACGAAAGGTACCGGCAGAAAGTGGCTCATCTGCTTGTGAACCAAAAAGGTTATCTGAAAAAAGAGATCCAAACCCGCGGCGAACTTCTGGTAACAGCCGGAAATAAAAGTGCTATTGTGAAAATCGATTTTCAGGTCAACTTGGACGGTATCACCGGCATGATCATAAAGTACGGCCCCGGTTCCCTGGTCACCCGTCACCGTCCTGCGCTGGCTGCCTCCCGGTTGGTGGCGCCTTACCAGGTCCCGGTTGTGGTGGTGACAAACGGCGAGGATGCCGAGATTTTGGAGGGGGCTACCGGCAAGGTTATGTCACAGGGACTTGGATCGATACCTACCAAAACAGAACTTTCTGAAAAGATAGCCAAAACAAGTTTAAATCGGATTTCGGCCGAGCAAGCTGTAGTTGAATCGAGAGTCGTCTATGCCTTTGAAGTCGACGGCAGCTGTCCGTGCGATGATAGCATTTGCAGGCTATAA